Proteins found in one Orcinus orca chromosome 11, mOrcOrc1.1, whole genome shotgun sequence genomic segment:
- the LOC101287493 gene encoding 2-iminobutanoate/2-iminopropanoate deaminase-like translates to MLSLIRKVISTAKAPAAIGPYSQAVLVDRTIYISGQLGMDPASGELVPGGVAEEAKQALTNVGEILKAAGCDLMNAVKTTVLLADINDFNTVNDIYKQYFQSSFPARAAYQVAALPKGGRVEIEAVAVQGPLVTASL, encoded by the coding sequence ATGTTGTCTTTGATCAGAAAGGTGATCAGCACCGCGAAAGCCCCAGCGGCCATTGGTCCCTACAGTCAGGCTGTGTTAGTCGACAGGACCATTTACATTTCAGGACAGCTAGGCATGGATCCTGCAAGTGGAGAGCTTGTGCCAGGAGGGGTGGCAGAAGAGGCTAAACAAGCTCTTACAAACGTGGGTGAAATTCTGAAAGCAGCAGGCTGTGACTTGATGAATGCGGTAAAAACAACTGTTTTGTTGGCTGACATAAACGACTTCAATACTGTCAATGACATCTACAAGCAATATTTCCAGAGTAGCTTTCCTGCAAGAGCTGCTTACCAGGTTGCTGCTTTGCCCAAAGGAGGCCGTGTTGAGATTGAAGCAGTAGCTGTCCAAGGACCTCTAGTGACAGCATCGCTCTAA